DNA from Danio aesculapii chromosome 10, fDanAes4.1, whole genome shotgun sequence:
catacatacatacatacattcatacatacattcatacatgcatacacacatacatacatacatacatacatacatacatacatacatacatacatacatgcatacacacatacatacatacatacatacatgcatacattcaaATATGATAATGCTGAATGCTCAGTAAGccagtatttatttaaaagtatagtATAATTGCAAAAGTATAATTGCAAATTAAAACCACATTTTTTATgtgattatatttaaaaaatgtatttatttatgcactcTTGGAAATAAAGGATACAGATGTTGCCACTGAGGCAGTGTATTTTctcaaattgtacatttttgtacctaaagtgttaaaaaaaaatttaaatcataaTTGTTCAAAGTGTTTGACCTCTTTATATGATTTTCTTTTAGATCATGGAGACTTTTACCCCTTTGATGGGCCGAATGGTGTTCTGGCTCATGCAAACTCCCCCGGCCCGGAGCAGGGAGGAGACACACActttgatgatgatgaaaaatgGAGCTTAAGTTCCAAAAGTAAAACCCCAAATTTCATAGAAGAGCTCTGCTAACAGTCTTGAATggttaataataatcataaatgtgctttattcagacATAAACCTGCTTTTGGTGGCGGCTCATGAATTCGGGCATGCACTGGGACTCGATCACTCCAGAGACTCTTCAGCTTTAATGTATCCAACTTACAGATACGTCAGTACAAACGGATATACTTTACCTCGAGATGACCGACTTGGGGTCCAGGCTTTGTACGGTACgtgtttttaacaaatattttatggaGAGGTGTACATGCTGCAGTATTGATCAATTAAATGTAACAGATATTATTGTGTATGGCAtaggactgcatgatattggaaaaaaatagctATATTtggtttttctgcgatatatctTGCAATATGTATATAATTACACAAGGAGACTATTTGGaaaatcataattttacattgattgtgatgatttttctttttcatctgcataaaatatgccAAATGATACaataatacttaaaataatatcatttaaagcacagatgaaaacaatagaacaaagataaaaattaaataaacaacactaTGGTTTTCaatggagtctaacagtattgaaatatagaaattcaataatcaaatgtaaaataacagtgtctTCATTGTGTAAACCCACTTAATCAAATCTAATCTAATTGTCAAAGCTGAAATCTTTATAATATGTTGTGTTCAAATGGTTTAAATTGACATCCTGCAATACTTGACATTGCGATAgtgatgctgaaatgataaattgtgcagccctagtattgCAACTGGTGAGAATAAGCAATGAGATAATGTTTTCCTAtccttttgaaatatgttttaggTGTGCGAGCATCAACAAATAAACCTGAACCTAAGCCTGAACCAAAACCAAACCCACAACCTGCACCAAGCCCACCAGAACCATGCAAGCGTGACTTGATATTTGATGCAGCAACCAGCATTCGAGGGGAATTGTACTTTTTTAAAGATAGGTAAGGATTTGTTTCCTTTACTATTTTAGAtacttatatttacatttacaaattattttacatttatttctaaaaTGGTATTACGCatttctaaaatgttaataattcatATGtatagcacataatattttacgagatatttttcaagatgctagtattcagcttaaagtggaatTTAAAGAGCTAACTATGGTAATTATCAggggtgtagtccttgctatacgcatgtATACTCAGTATGCACGTATACTCAAGCTGTTttggtattaccacttctgaggatcacaaattgcgtataccctcggtatactcacttgtttttctgattaaacttccctaatttacgtttATTCatgtcccctttaactgtataccaaatgtgtgcttttttaactcgcatcctaatttgttgcaactggtgcagttttgttttgttcaacttgcaccattccccgccccctgacgaccacagcagctgtgagggCACTATTAGCtgaacataaatcattaaataggattagactattagcatctccctttaaaatgaacaatttttatttttgaacgaatagttttccccaaaaatgaaaatttactcaacttttacttgttccaaaccagtttgtctttttttttccttctgttgaacacaaaataagatattttgaagaaagtttgaaacctgtaactattgacttacaTTGACAAAGTTTTTGCTTTGCCTTTCCTTTCGTAGAAGTTACTTACAGGTAATtgatgtaaaagaaaaaaaggtataaaaataaatatatatatatatatatatatatatatatatatatatatatatatatatatatatatatatatatatatatatatatatatatatatatatatttgggtcgggtgtaatgatggtttgttctgtagactattgaaataaaaaattgcttaagggggctaataatattaaccttaaaatggttttgaaaaattctagtggaaataaaacaaataagactttctccagaagaaaaaaacattataggacagaatgtgaaaatgaccttgctttctctctgtctctctgcagAAACATGTCCATTTGTTTACtatgttcatataattaaaatttgaatttaacatGAATCAGGTATTACTGGAAGAAGGGCTACTACGGCAGACTTACACTACTTGAAATAAAAACCACCTGGCCATCCATTGACTCTGTTGATGCTGCCTATGAGTTACAGGACAAAGACACAAGTTTTCTCTTCAAAGGTAAAGTCGGGTTTCCTCAAGAGtctttaaattcagttcagcaaAGCCTCAGTAAATAGAACTGTGTGCGTTTTTACATGCAGGTAAGCAGTTCTGGGCAGTAAAAGGCACCACTATACTGTCTGGATACCCCAAACCCATATCCACATATGGGTTTCCATCAAGTGTGAATAAGATTGATGCAGCCGTACATGTGAAATCAACTGGTCGCACTTTGTTTTTTGTTGGAAGCAAATACTGGAGGTGagaaaaataattagaataaccattatacaattgaagtcagaattattagccctcctgtatattttcccgacatttcaatgcatttctaatcataattgttctaataactaatttcaaaaCTTCTTTTCCAAATTTTCTaaatttttaaagtgacatttaaaggcttaaataggttagttaggcaagttagggtaattaggtttgtcattgtataataatggtttgttctgtagactattgaaaaatattgcttaaggggattaataattttgacctgaaaatgtttttaaaaaaatgaaaaactgcttttattctagccgaaataaaacaaatcagactttctccggaagcaaaaatattataggaaatactgtgaaaaattccttgctctgttaaacatcatttgggaaatattttgaaaaagtaaaaacaggaaggcaaataattctgactttaactgtagatcAAAACTAAAATAGCATCAAAACTAACTTGATATCATCTGTGGTGTAGCTTCAATGACAGAACGGGTAAGATGGACCGAGAATTTCCTAAATCCATCATTGGTGATTTTCTTGGCATCGGCTCAAAGGTGGACGCGGCTTTTGAAAACTATGGTAAGATTCAACACTATAAATACAAAACACTAACCATTGTGTCATTTAAACAGATCTTATTGTGCTCTTTTACAAAAgtcttgttttgtgtgtgtatgtgtgtgtgtgtgtgtgtgtatgtagacccctctcaaaaaattatgtttgctgtttgttcatacTCATTTCAAATGAGCTCAACACAATTCTTAGATTTTTTTGgttgaacttaattgttttatgttcaatccaaatttctaaaaacaattaagttaacttaattaatttttgttgagacaacatgaatgaattgtgtggaactcagcatttttttacagtgcatgctcGGTGGTTcgaaaaaaacattgattttgacataatttacattattacactgtgaaaaatggtggttcattccactgtggcgaccccagattaataaaggaactaagctgaaaatgaatttGTGAATTTGAATGTGAAAATGAATGTGAAAAGTTATTGCTGACTTaaattttagttgaatcaaatttttTAGTCATCTCAATTTATGCTGAGTAAAGTAATCGTGtctcagatgttttcacactgcatgactatctggggtagcattccgTTGCTGCTCTGTTTATACTAAGATGGATTGGCGTGAAtttacaataggagaatcgccgacaactttgtcactgtccacaaactacatctcacaaccaaacacacgcaaaaagtgacatggaaacaacatgaggtcacgtagtatatctggtgttattaactacataatgaggaagaagcctttagtggggtagaaaattgacttatttgctcacctgggttttagCAGTTTCTCCTTAACTTGTTTCCTTTTTCGACATGGTTGTGATAGTGCTCAGATAACACGTCAACAGGCATGGGTGCTACTgctaaatttacactagtttctcctccatttcttgggtccaaataaactgaaaatgagcgcttttaacttctccccagcctcccgctggcctgcagatactcaTTAGAGTAGatgctgctctctgattggctgtaggtgatcacaGATGTtatttcaatcagaacacattttcaCAGAGCATggtttgaatcgccgacagctccagatatttagcatgccaaatatctcacgggtgacGACGACTCATCTGCAATTCTCTCAGATCACGTCTGTGATAGTTCTGATTGTTACTCACATGAACGAGCATCGATTTGCCgatgatttcaggcatttgtctgggATTTCTCAAAACCACAGACTGTCTGTGAGCCAAAatctgggctaaaatcatgcagtctgaactcggcataacaactataaaactgactaaaaatattaagttcaacCTTTGAgtttat
Protein-coding regions in this window:
- the mmp30 gene encoding matrix metallopeptidase 30 codes for the protein MAEGSVDSGSDPEMEDETLDVDSGGNEWKVVENQASKRVIKEELYGELVKAGIFVAPEKGVVEDESELVGKTANSDSTFDMDPRDSGSKAMAYLSQFYRNSNAAKALGRMFVSNLENELKTMQAFFGLEVTGQLDSNTLKTMKLPRCGVTDVAKFGHFEGKPRWKQSVVTYRITEYTPQLSQKEVDTTIAKAFQLYSDVIPVDFKQIFSGTADIMILFKRGYHGDFYPFDGPNGVLAHANSPGPEQGGDTHFDDDEKWSLSSKNINLLLVAAHEFGHALGLDHSRDSSALMYPTYRYVSTNGYTLPRDDRLGVQALYGVRASTNKPEPKPEPKPNPQPAPSPPEPCKRDLIFDAATSIRGELYFFKDRYYWKKGYYGRLTLLEIKTTWPSIDSVDAAYELQDKDTSFLFKGKQFWAVKGTTILSGYPKPISTYGFPSSVNKIDAAVHVKSTGRTLFFVGSKYWSFNDRTGKMDREFPKSIIGDFLGIGSKVDAAFENYGYLYFSDGARQTEYIFASRRVNRVLLNYGWLNCY